One Glandiceps talaboti chromosome 20, keGlaTala1.1, whole genome shotgun sequence genomic region harbors:
- the LOC144450423 gene encoding uncharacterized protein LOC144450423, with protein MQWYHLLRYNDRFKMADDAKEVANNKESLEHENPQEQSDEEPVGGSSLENFVTDHYNQQKENGKFDTEEIDEDRAKNFFDRAIAESRRMNKEVGKSEVKLTKLHNELGSENFRAWRQEHAAEAFVTIPDKVMSHHDL; from the exons ATGCAGTGGTACCATTTGTTGAG ATATAACGATAGGTTCAAAATGGCGGACGATGCGAAAGAAGTTGCTAACAACAAAGAATCGCTTGAACATGAAAATCCCCAGGAACAAAGTGATGAAGAGCCAGTTGGTGGTAGTAGTCTCGAAAACTTCGTAACTGATCACTACAACCAGCAAAAG GAAAATGGTAAATTTGATACAGAGGAAATTGATGAAGACAGAGCCAAAAACTTCTTTGATAGAGCTATAGCAGAGAGTAGAAG AATGAACAAAGAAGTAGGGAAATCTGAAGTAAAACTAACTAAACTTCATAATGAGCTTGGTTCAGAAAATTTCCGTGCCTGGAGACAAGAACACGCTGCTGAAGCCTTTGTAACAATTCCTGACAAAGTGATGTCACATCATGACTTGTAA
- the LOC144450673 gene encoding kinesin-like protein KIF9: MSADSRGRKNRVHVYARTRPTAHFAHDMLQFMPDGKTVNIHGRKDNRRGVVNNQLLDWSFKMDGILHNASQDELYDSVASGMVTNLLDGYNGTLLCYGQTGAGKTFTMTGATENYKHRGVIPRAIAQVYREVEDRPEHAITVRISYLEIYNETMFDLLSTLPDSIQSVPQMTIVEDESGGVYVKGLSVHLAHNEEEALNLLFEGETNRAIAAHSLNSVSSRSHCIFTIHVESRSRTESNAKYMKSKLNLVDLAGSERLGKTGSAGKTAMEAMYINKSLSFLEQTVIALADRKREHIPYRQTKLTHALKDSIGGNCHTIMIANIWGEEPQIEETISTLRFATRIMCIASQPAVNEYFDPALQVKKLEKEITSLKQELAMHDTLTNRSQVTYEPLSDAQQYEIQQQVRRYLDGNLDEVDIINVRQIQAVFGAFKTIVTQMETDVEARLRGKFTLIDRTDPNAVAAAQKAGVVFDENGEATYVGDMDRTSFGLGVAPSSSKPASSSVVAARKVKSRKSKERASPPSKSGMPSSPVPSTMQTEHSSPTRQHPPDTRESIPGAETTPVSGSGGAVGDAGVTQRPSTPPLRTVAFEEFKHERGSEINRILTENKDILGQKKKLCRDLAKTINGTKQELDETREQMERKRSERLEQGEFVNEDGETVIDEEEFLLIKKMKDLKASYRADYEELKNIKSEVQYCQKLVDNCRQRLIQEFDSWYSESFLTTSDEQTSAQAGFGARLGTTYTAEPEDEGERFERLQLELLMENPDSAAFYNAKMRTERRQTYEEAMSQPQPSRKPGTPTINVRNHPPSMMTVQY; encoded by the exons ATGAGTGCAGACAGTCGAGGCAGGAAAAATCGGGTTCATGTGTATGCCCGTACACGACCCACTGCTCACTTTGCTCATGATATGCTGCAGTTCATGCCGGATGGAAAG ACTGTTAACATCCATGGCAGAAAAGACAACAGACGAGGAGTGGTCAACAATCAGTTGTTGGACTGGTCATTTAAAATGGATGGAATTCTACATAATGCCAGTCAGGACGAACTTTACGACAGCGTTGCATCTGGTATGGTCACGAATCTATTAGACGGTTACAATGGAACGCTGCTGTGTTACGGACAGACTGGTGCTGGAAAAACATTTACCATGACAGGAGCTACAGAGAATTATAAACATAGGGGAGTTATACCCAGAGCCATAGCACAG GTTTACAGAGAAGTGGAAGACAGACCAGAACATGCAATCACAGTCCGTATTTCCTACCTAGAGATTTACAATGAAACGATGTTTGATTTGTTGTCAACATTACCTGATTCCATCCAGTCAGTTCCACAAATGACCATAGTTGAGGATGAAAGTGGTGGTGTTTATGTCAAAGGATTATCCGTCCATCTAGCACACAATGAAGAAGAAGCTTTAAATCTTTTATTTGAG GGTGAAACCAACCGTGCTATTGCAGCTCATTCCTTGAACAGTGTCTCTTCCCGGTCACATTGCATATTTACCATTCATGTTGAATCCAGATCAAGAACAGAGTCAAATGCAAAGTACATGAAATCTAAACTCAACTTAGTAGACTTGGCAGGATCAGAAAGACTAGGGAAGACAGGG TCTGCAGGGAAAACCGCTATGGAGGCCATGTATATTAATAAATCATTGTCCTTCCTGGAACAAACTGTAATAGCTCTagcagacagaaagagagaacATATTCCATACAGGCAAACTAAATTAACACATGCATTGAAAGACTCTATAG GTGGTAACTGTCATACAATCATGATAGCAAACATCTGGGGTGAAGAACCACAAATAGAGGAAACTATTTCAACGTTACGATTTGCTACTCGTATAATGTGTATTGCCAGTCAACCTGCTGTGAATGAGTATTTTGATCCAGCACTACAAGTTAAGAAATTAGAAAAGGAGATAACGTCACTTAAACAGGAACTTGCTATGCATGACACTTTG ACCAATCGCAGTCAAGTGACATATGAACCTCTGTCAGATGCTCAACAATATGAAATCCAACAACAAGTCAGACGCTATCTAGATGGGAATCTTGATGAAGTTGACATCATTAATGTAAGGCAGATTCAAGCAGTATTTGGAGCTTTCAAAACCATTGTAACTCAGATGGAAACTGATGTAGAAGCTCGACTTAGAGGCAAGTTTACGCTCATTGATAGGACAGATCCAAATGCCGTTGCTGCTGCACAGAAG GCGGGAGTTGTCTTTGATGAAAATGGCGAGGCTACCTACGTTGGTGATATGGATCGTACAAGTTTCGGTCTTGGAGTGGCGCCTAGCTCATCTAAACCAGCCAGTTCATCAGTTGTGGCGGCTAGGAAGGTTAAGAGTAGAAAGAGCAAAGAGAGGGCCAG TCCGCCATCAAAGAGTGGAATGCCATCCAGTCCTGTACCCAGTACCATGCAAACTGAGCACTCATCACCAACAAGACAACATCCACCAGATACAAGGGAATCTATACCAGGAGCTGAGACTACACCAGTCAGTGGTTCAGGTGGGGCTGTAGGAGACGCTGGTGTTACACAGCGACCAAGCACACCACCACTCCGAACTGTAGCATTTGAAGAATTCAAACATGAACGTGGAAGTGAAATCAACAGGATTCTAACAGAAAATAAAG aTATCTTAGGTCAGAAAAAGAAGCTGTGTCGAGACTTGGCTAAAACAATTAATGGAACAAAACAAGAACTTGATGAAACTAGAGAACAGATGGAAAGAAAGAGAAGTGAAAGACTTGAACAAG GAGAATTTGTTAATGAGGATGGAGAAACCGTTATTGATGAGGAAGAATTCTTACTGAttaagaaaatgaaagatttgaaAGCATCATACCGTGCTGACTATGAAGAATTGAAAAACATCAAATCAGAAGTGCAATATTGTCAAAAATTGGTTGATAACTGTAGACAAAGACTCATTCAAG AATTTGATAGCTGGTATTCAGAATCATTCCTGACAACATCAGATGAACAAACCAGTGCACAGGCAGGCTTTGGTGCACGACTAGGTACAACATACACAGCAGAG ccTGAAGATGAAGGAGAGAGGTTTGAGAGATTACAGTTGGAATTATTGATGGAGAATCCAGACTCAGCTGCATTCTATAATGCTAAGATGAGAACTGAGAGGAGG CAAACATATGAAGAAGCAATGAGCCAACCCCAGCCTTCAAGAAAACCAGGAACACCAACTATTAATGTACGGAACCATCCACCATCAATGATGACTGTACAATATTAA